A part of Bacteroidia bacterium genomic DNA contains:
- a CDS encoding TonB-dependent receptor: MKSLLFLLSVLVFYDINAQVVTILNSVENRAIEGVNVISMTPVFNATTNVNGQTDISLLADASGIEFRAIGFKTEIRSFAELEKDKFIVMMHPIAVNIDGVVVSANRWMQSTQNVPSFIATVSPRDVSFFNPQTAADLLGLSGAVFIQKSQQGGGSPMIRGFAANRLLYAVDGIRMNSAIYRSGNLQNVISLDPFAMENTEILFGPGSVIYGSDAIGGVMSFRTLTPQFSYTAVPLIKGNAVLRTSSANNERTGHFDVNVGWKKWAIVTSITHNNFGDLKMGSYGPDEYLRRFYIQRVDSVDKIVENLDPTVQNPTGYSQNNLMQKIRFKPNQRWDFTYSFHFSETSEYSRFDKLIEMKNDLPSSAYWSYGPQKWMMNNVAITHNAKNRFYDEMSVKLAVQNTEESRISRKFKGSEKNILRTQLDKVEAYSANIDFQKSHNRHHYFYGVEYVFNNVISRGSGYDIAVHIPVGVEDRYPQSEWQSYAAYLSYQYEISKKMIMQAGGRFNAYQLNSDFTRLLAFYPFDFNKAEVNNNAITGCLGFVYKPNATWILSTNLSTGFRAPNVDDIGKITDVVNGEVVVPNPNLKAEYVYNGEVNVVKVFGDMVKLEMSGYYTYLDKAMVRRPFTFNGEDSIMYNSVLSEVYGIQNAAFAMIYGTFVGVDVKLPNGFGFATKLNYQTGTEEMDDGSKTRPRHIAPTFGVTKLTYKYNKLNMQVYSMYSAQVSNQMMDASEIRKPYLYAKDKNGNVYSPAWATLNFMYMYQLTENIAFAVGMENILDKRYRVYRSGIASPGRNFVFSIKSNF, encoded by the coding sequence ATGAAAAGCCTTTTATTCCTATTGTCTGTATTGGTATTCTATGATATAAATGCACAAGTGGTAACTATTTTGAATTCAGTAGAGAATCGAGCTATAGAGGGTGTGAATGTAATTAGCATGACACCTGTATTTAATGCAACTACTAATGTAAATGGACAGACAGACATATCTTTGTTGGCAGATGCTAGTGGAATTGAGTTTAGAGCAATAGGGTTTAAAACAGAGATTAGAAGTTTTGCAGAATTAGAAAAAGACAAATTTATTGTCATGATGCATCCCATTGCTGTCAATATAGACGGGGTGGTAGTTTCTGCAAATCGTTGGATGCAATCAACGCAAAATGTCCCATCATTTATAGCAACAGTTAGCCCAAGGGATGTGTCATTTTTTAACCCTCAAACAGCAGCGGATTTATTAGGTTTGTCCGGTGCGGTATTTATTCAAAAAAGTCAACAAGGAGGAGGAAGTCCAATGATTAGAGGGTTTGCAGCCAACAGATTATTGTATGCAGTGGACGGAATAAGAATGAATTCAGCAATATATAGGTCTGGTAATTTACAAAATGTAATCTCCTTAGACCCTTTTGCAATGGAGAACACAGAAATACTCTTTGGTCCGGGTTCTGTGATTTATGGCAGTGATGCAATTGGGGGTGTTATGAGCTTTAGAACTTTAACACCGCAATTTTCTTATACAGCTGTTCCACTTATTAAAGGCAATGCAGTCTTGCGGACTTCTTCTGCTAATAATGAAAGAACAGGACATTTTGATGTAAATGTGGGATGGAAAAAGTGGGCAATAGTTACCAGCATTACTCATAATAATTTTGGTGACCTGAAAATGGGTTCTTATGGTCCTGATGAATACCTGAGAAGGTTTTATATTCAGCGTGTAGATAGCGTTGATAAGATAGTTGAAAATCTGGATCCTACCGTTCAAAATCCAACAGGATATTCGCAAAACAACTTGATGCAAAAAATCAGATTTAAGCCTAATCAGCGATGGGATTTTACGTATTCATTTCATTTTTCTGAAACTTCGGAATACAGCCGATTTGATAAGCTGATTGAAATGAAAAATGATTTACCTTCCTCTGCATACTGGAGCTACGGTCCTCAAAAATGGATGATGAATAATGTGGCAATCACTCATAATGCAAAAAATCGCTTCTATGATGAAATGTCTGTGAAATTAGCTGTCCAAAATACAGAAGAGAGTAGAATAAGTAGGAAATTCAAAGGAAGTGAAAAGAATATCTTAAGGACACAATTGGATAAGGTAGAAGCATATTCGGCTAATATTGATTTTCAGAAATCACATAATCGTCATCATTACTTCTATGGAGTTGAATATGTTTTTAATAATGTAATTTCAAGAGGTTCAGGATATGATATCGCGGTTCATATTCCTGTTGGAGTCGAAGATAGATACCCTCAATCAGAATGGCAGTCGTATGCAGCTTATCTTAGCTATCAATATGAGATTTCCAAGAAAATGATAATGCAAGCAGGTGGACGTTTCAATGCATATCAACTGAATTCAGATTTTACTAGGCTTTTAGCATTTTATCCTTTTGACTTTAATAAGGCTGAGGTGAATAATAACGCTATTACCGGCTGTTTGGGATTTGTCTATAAACCCAATGCAACGTGGATACTGAGTACAAATCTTTCTACCGGATTTAGAGCACCTAATGTGGATGATATCGGAAAAATTACAGACGTGGTAAATGGGGAAGTAGTAGTGCCCAACCCGAATTTGAAAGCAGAGTATGTATATAACGGAGAAGTGAATGTGGTCAAAGTATTTGGAGATATGGTCAAATTAGAAATGTCCGGTTATTATACATATCTGGATAAAGCAATGGTGAGACGACCATTTACGTTTAATGGTGAAGATAGTATCATGTACAATAGTGTATTGAGCGAAGTATATGGGATTCAGAATGCAGCTTTTGCTATGATATATGGAACCTTTGTTGGGGTTGATGTGAAATTGCCTAATGGTTTTGGATTTGCTACAAAATTGAATTATCAAACAGGAACTGAAGAGATGGATGATGGAAGTAAAACACGCCCAAGACACATAGCTCCGACTTTTGGGGTAACAAAGTTGACATACAAATACAATAAATTGAATATGCAAGTTTATAGCATGTATAGTGCGCAAGTAAGTAATCAAATGATGGATGCTTCGGAAATTAGGAAGCCTTATTTGTACGCAAAGGACAAAAACGGCAATGTATATTCTCCGGCTTGGGCTACGCTCAATTTTATGTACATGTACCAACTGACAGAAAATATTGCATTTGCTGTCGGAATGGAAAATATCCTTGATAAACGCTACCGGGTTTATCGCTCCGGCATTGCATCCCCGGGTCGCAATTTTGTATTTTCTATCAAATCAAATTTCTAA
- the tsaE gene encoding tRNA (adenosine(37)-N6)-threonylcarbamoyltransferase complex ATPase subunit type 1 TsaE, which yields MVHTLELQNNQIQQVVELICKTLPTRNIVLLYGDLGVGKTTLVKVICKYLGIQDNASSPSFGLVNEYGSGANKLYHIDLYRIRSVEEFWDIGGVELLESNAPCFIEWPELVQDYIDVHRKIEVYIAYAADENKRRYSIYM from the coding sequence ATGGTTCATACACTTGAACTACAAAATAATCAGATACAGCAGGTAGTTGAATTAATTTGCAAGACATTGCCAACACGCAATATTGTTTTGCTGTATGGTGATTTAGGAGTCGGAAAAACAACGCTGGTTAAGGTAATATGCAAATATTTGGGTATTCAAGATAATGCAAGCAGCCCGAGTTTCGGATTAGTCAATGAGTATGGCAGTGGCGCCAATAAACTTTATCATATAGATTTATATCGAATCCGTTCAGTTGAAGAGTTTTGGGATATTGGGGGAGTGGAATTGCTTGAAAGTAACGCTCCTTGTTTTATAGAATGGCCCGAATTGGTGCAGGACTATATTGATGTTCATAGGAAAATCGAAGTATATATTGCTTATGCAGCTGATGAGAACAAAAGGAGATATTCAATTTATATGTAA
- a CDS encoding PglZ domain-containing protein, with protein MNQITLLWADDEIDMLKPHVLFLEKKGYRVITVNNGADAVEAVISQSPKVVFLDENMPGMSGLEALARIKESRPEIPVVMITKSEEEQIMEDAIGSKIADYLIKPVNPNQIVLSLKKLLDSGRIISEKTNLGYQQDFRNIAMAMMDANSLKEWKDIYKKLVYWELEIQKAQDQSMSEVLETQMNEANRNFSDFIEKNYFNFLKQTGEDSPVMCHNLIRRKVVPHLDEKVPVFFILIDNLRYDQWKVIAETIKTLFKVENEGLSMSILPTTTQYCRNSIFSGLLPSEIEKRFPDKWFNDEDEGGRNLYEADFLKDLLQRLRLDIKHSYTKVTNLDNGKAMVNNIGNMFHNQLNVIVYNFIDTLSHARTDVSVMRELSEDEAAYRSLTDSWFKHSPLWEAMQKMAEKKVKLIIATDHGSVKVKDPVKIIGDKNTTTNLRYKQGKNLSYNVKEVFEIKKPELAFLPKVHVSSSFVFCKGTDFFAYPNNYNHYVKYYRDTFQHGGISLEEMLVPLVTLSN; from the coding sequence ATGAATCAAATTACACTTCTCTGGGCGGATGACGAGATAGACATGCTAAAACCCCATGTGTTGTTTCTAGAGAAAAAAGGGTACAGGGTTATTACGGTCAATAATGGTGCAGATGCTGTTGAAGCAGTGATTTCACAATCGCCAAAAGTTGTGTTTCTCGATGAAAATATGCCCGGGATGTCTGGGTTGGAAGCACTTGCTCGTATCAAAGAGTCAAGACCTGAGATTCCGGTTGTTATGATTACCAAGTCAGAGGAAGAACAAATTATGGAAGATGCCATTGGGTCTAAGATTGCAGACTACTTAATTAAACCTGTCAATCCCAATCAAATTGTTCTTTCGTTGAAAAAGTTATTGGACAGCGGAAGAATAATCTCTGAAAAGACAAATCTTGGCTATCAACAAGACTTTAGAAATATTGCTATGGCAATGATGGATGCCAATTCTCTCAAGGAATGGAAGGATATTTATAAAAAACTTGTTTATTGGGAATTGGAAATTCAAAAGGCACAAGACCAAAGTATGAGTGAGGTGTTAGAAACCCAAATGAATGAGGCAAACAGGAATTTTTCTGATTTTATTGAGAAGAATTATTTCAATTTCTTGAAACAAACAGGGGAGGACAGCCCTGTAATGTGTCACAATCTCATTAGAAGAAAAGTGGTACCCCATCTCGATGAAAAAGTGCCGGTGTTTTTTATCTTGATTGATAATTTGAGATATGATCAATGGAAGGTGATTGCTGAAACTATCAAAACATTGTTTAAGGTTGAAAATGAAGGGTTGAGCATGAGCATTTTGCCAACCACAACACAGTATTGCAGGAATAGTATTTTTAGTGGATTGCTACCCTCAGAAATAGAAAAGCGTTTTCCTGATAAATGGTTTAATGATGAGGATGAAGGCGGAAGAAACCTCTATGAAGCTGATTTTTTGAAAGATTTATTACAACGGTTAAGATTAGATATTAAGCATAGTTATACTAAAGTTACAAATCTTGATAACGGAAAGGCAATGGTCAATAACATTGGAAATATGTTTCATAATCAACTCAATGTGATTGTTTATAATTTTATTGACACACTTTCGCACGCCAGAACTGATGTCAGTGTGATGAGAGAGTTGTCTGAAGATGAAGCGGCATATCGTTCGTTAACTGACAGTTGGTTTAAACACTCGCCTCTTTGGGAAGCTATGCAGAAGATGGCAGAAAAGAAAGTAAAGTTGATTATTGCTACTGATCATGGTTCTGTGAAGGTGAAAGACCCGGTGAAAATTATTGGAGATAAAAATACAACCACCAATTTGCGCTATAAACAGGGTAAGAATTTGAGCTATAATGTCAAAGAGGTTTTTGAAATTAAGAAACCCGAATTGGCTTTTCTGCCTAAGGTTCATGTAAGTTCAAGTTTTGTTTTTTGCAAGGGAACAGATTTCTTTGCTTATCCCAACAACTATAACCATTATGTGAAATATTATCGAGACACCTTCCAGCATGGGGGAATTAGTCTAGAAGAGATGTTGGTGCCATTGGTTACGTTGAGCAATTAA
- a CDS encoding gliding motility-associated C-terminal domain-containing protein, with amino-acid sequence MVFYNDSAISVINEPDLPRDSCNYSSLAILLPEKNSCYLPEKVLASLYYPKIESKASCVNDTAVFLMTFAEYDSIHWSFGDGATLTSMSDSVFHVYINDGTFEVKATLFMNGSIDTTSFWKEIFNITPLNLGNDTLICTGSSLMIDAFHPEYTSYRWNDKSTNTWLKVNESGKYSLSVSSLHCTASDSVNVDFLSCGIIADNVCQSDSLKARLFTNSADSILWDFGDGYIKLGDSTVYHLYELPGKYALKTLLYYRGISIKFEKEIEVYESPNQTKLVITPNSGCSPLNVLFKLDHDLIGQFLYRINLSNGDSLVGNESKTIQSKLLGQVGTYTSNIKIVTQNGCVAEIDGDSISIYPKPLAAFSFSPEEPNLDNLNIRFNNLSTGAFNWIWSINPFGNFFEFEPQIKYEDTGHFSVRLIAISEDNCQDTADGSVFIRPLYRVFFPDAFSPNGDGINDYFFPTMHGVSSFHLKIFNRWGELVFETKTNNSWDGKCKNLESAIGIYTYIVELITIYGEKHSFSGTFTLVR; translated from the coding sequence GTGGTATTTTACAATGATTCCGCTATCTCAGTGATTAATGAGCCTGATTTACCTCGTGATTCTTGCAATTATTCATCTTTAGCAATTCTTCTTCCAGAAAAGAACTCTTGTTATTTGCCTGAAAAAGTCCTAGCATCCCTCTATTACCCCAAAATCGAAAGTAAAGCATCTTGTGTAAATGACACTGCTGTCTTCTTAATGACCTTTGCTGAATATGATTCAATACATTGGTCATTTGGAGATGGGGCAACTTTGACAAGCATGAGCGATTCAGTGTTCCACGTTTATATCAATGACGGGACATTTGAGGTAAAGGCAACCCTCTTTATGAACGGGAGCATTGACACGACAAGCTTCTGGAAAGAAATTTTTAATATTACTCCTTTGAACCTCGGAAATGACACCCTTATTTGTACTGGAAGCTCTTTAATGATAGATGCCTTTCACCCTGAATACACCAGCTACAGATGGAATGATAAAAGTACAAACACATGGTTAAAAGTGAACGAATCCGGAAAATATTCTCTTTCTGTTTCTTCTCTTCATTGTACAGCATCCGATTCAGTAAATGTTGATTTTCTGTCTTGTGGAATTATTGCAGACAATGTTTGCCAATCCGATTCACTGAAAGCAAGACTTTTTACAAATTCGGCAGATTCTATCCTTTGGGATTTTGGTGACGGGTATATTAAACTAGGCGATTCAACAGTATATCATCTCTACGAATTACCCGGTAAATATGCGCTTAAGACATTGTTATATTACAGAGGAATAAGTATTAAATTTGAAAAAGAAATTGAGGTGTATGAGAGTCCTAATCAAACAAAATTAGTAATAACACCTAATAGCGGGTGCAGCCCACTCAATGTGTTATTTAAACTCGATCATGATCTTATAGGGCAATTCCTATATAGAATTAACTTGAGTAACGGTGATTCTCTTGTAGGCAACGAATCAAAAACAATACAATCAAAATTGTTAGGACAGGTCGGAACATATACCTCAAACATAAAGATTGTTACTCAAAATGGATGTGTTGCAGAAATTGACGGAGATAGTATTTCGATTTATCCAAAACCCTTAGCTGCATTTTCATTTTCACCAGAAGAACCTAATTTGGATAATTTAAACATTCGTTTCAATAATCTCAGTACAGGCGCATTTAATTGGATTTGGTCAATAAATCCTTTTGGCAATTTCTTTGAGTTTGAGCCACAAATCAAATATGAAGACACAGGACATTTTTCAGTTAGACTTATCGCAATTTCAGAGGATAACTGCCAAGATACAGCTGATGGTTCTGTATTCATTAGACCACTCTACAGAGTTTTTTTCCCAGATGCCTTTTCCCCAAACGGAGACGGAATAAACGATTACTTTTTCCCAACTATGCATGGTGTATCATCCTTCCACTTAAAAATATTTAACAGATGGGGCGAACTGGTTTTTGAAACAAAAACTAATAACAGTTGGGATGGAAAATGCAAAAACCTGGAATCCGCAATAGGAATCTATACCTACATTGTTGAACTCATAACAATTTACGGAGAAAAACACTCGTTCTCTGGCACGTTCACACTTGTGAGATAA
- a CDS encoding class I SAM-dependent methyltransferase, with amino-acid sequence MKKRILRFLKRLPMLNLIRRVLYATQYPLKQLGKVIKWGFTSREDTNYTYDLSDDNMLFMAHFIAVVTGKQYKDVLTLFDEIQQDSSLRSHVLDEIKKSPLGRFADKEVRLARRIGWYAFVRIVKPKVVIETGIDKGLGSVVLCAALLKNKEEGYIGKYYGLDINPEAGYLLSGKYTEVGEVLYNDSIESLKTFNEPIDLFINDSDHSLEYEYNEYKTIAHLLTDQSIILGDNSHCSDKLALFSQETNRRFLFFKEEPINHWYEGAGIGVSFK; translated from the coding sequence ATGAAAAAAAGAATTCTAAGATTTTTGAAAAGGTTACCCATGTTGAATTTAATAAGAAGAGTTCTTTATGCAACACAGTATCCATTGAAGCAATTAGGCAAGGTAATCAAATGGGGTTTTACTTCACGAGAGGATACAAATTATACGTATGATCTATCAGATGACAACATGTTGTTTATGGCGCATTTTATTGCTGTAGTTACCGGCAAGCAGTACAAAGACGTTCTCACTTTATTTGATGAAATTCAACAAGATAGTTCATTGCGTTCACATGTGCTTGATGAAATTAAGAAATCTCCACTTGGAAGGTTTGCAGACAAGGAGGTAAGATTGGCTAGAAGAATTGGCTGGTATGCCTTTGTACGCATTGTAAAACCAAAGGTTGTAATAGAAACAGGTATAGACAAGGGATTAGGATCTGTAGTGCTCTGTGCCGCACTATTAAAGAACAAAGAAGAAGGGTATATTGGAAAGTATTACGGTCTTGATATCAATCCTGAAGCCGGTTACTTGCTCAGCGGTAAATACACAGAGGTTGGAGAAGTGCTTTACAATGATTCTATAGAAAGTTTAAAGACTTTTAATGAGCCTATTGACCTATTTATCAATGATAGCGATCATTCATTGGAATATGAATATAATGAATACAAAACAATTGCCCATCTCTTGACTGATCAATCAATTATTCTGGGTGATAATTCTCATTGCTCGGATAAATTAGCTTTGTTTTCTCAAGAGACAAATAGACGATTTCTGTTTTTTAAAGAAGAGCCAATCAATCATTGGTATGAGGGCGCAGGAATTGGGGTATCGTTCAAATGA